The proteins below come from a single Argentina anserina chromosome 1, drPotAnse1.1, whole genome shotgun sequence genomic window:
- the LOC126805105 gene encoding probable mitochondrial adenine nucleotide transporter BTL3, producing the protein MHFNLSRLIESPPSDLDSHLSLRGGLFLHPDDTIAPNFLSLIPAKSRSGRCFSKTVRFGDRRGGVFLSVSLSDGNEGYVKESGDVLGQNGNKSSSEGEVVFEKERSESVEKEKEKEKGSGAMNTTKHLWSGAVAAMVSRTFVAPLERLKLEYIVRGEQKNLFVLIKTIAESQGLKGFWKGNFVNILRTAPFKAINFYAYDTYRNHLVKLSGNEETTNFERFVAGAAAGITATLLCLPMDTIRTKMVAPGGEALGGVIGVFSHMVQTEGFFSLYKGLLPSIVSMAPSGAVFYGVYDILKTAYLHSPEGRERLRHMKQEGEKLNALEQMELGTFRTLLYGAIAGCCAEAATYPFEVVRRQLQMQVRANKLSAVATFAKIVEQGGVPALYAGLTPSLLQVLPSAAISYFVYEFMKILLKVESS; encoded by the exons ATGCACTTCAACCTTTCTCGCCTGATCGAATCCCCGCCGTCCGATCTCGACTCCCACCTCTCCCTCCGCGGCGGGTTGTTCCTCCACCCTGATGACACCATCGCCCCGAACTTTCTTTCCTTGATTCCGGCCAAGTCCCGTTCGGGTCGGTGTTTCAGCAAAACGGTGCGTTTTGGGGACCGCCGAGGAGGGGTGTTCTTGTCGGTGAGCTTGTCGGATGGGAACGAGGGGTATGTTAAAGAATCGGGAGATGTCCTGGGGCAAAACGGGAATAAAAGTTCGTCGGAGGGAGAAGTTGTGTTTGAGAAGGAGAGGAGTGAGAGtgtggagaaggagaaggagaaggagaagggatCAGGTGCTATGAATACCACCAAGCATCTCTGGTCTGGAGCTGTTGCTGCCATGGTTTCAAG AACGTTTGTTGCTCCTCTTGAGAGGCTAAAGCTGGAGTACATAGTTCGTGGTGAACAGAAGAACTTGTTTGTGCTCATCAAGACGATAGCAGAGTCTCAAGGGCTGAAGGGATTTTGGAAAGggaattttgttaatattctTCGAACTGCACCCTTTAAGGCTATCAATTTTTATGCGTATGACACGTATAGAAACCACCTGGTGAAGTTGTCTGGGAATGAGGAAACCACGAATTTTGAGAGGTTTGTTGCTGGTGCTGCAGCTGGAATTACAGCTACCTTGCTCTGCTTGCCCATGGACACT ATCAGGACAAAGATGGTAGCGCCTGGTGGAGAAGCATTGGGTGGTGTAATTGGTGTTTTTAGCCACATGGTCCAAACTGAAGGATTCTTTTCTCTTTACAAGGGCTTACTACCCTCTATTGTCAGTATGGCACCTTCAGGTGCAGTTTTCTACGGCGTTTATGATATACTAAAAACAGCTTATCTGCATTCACCCGAAGGCAGGGAAAGACTACGACACATGAAACAAGAAGGGGAAAAACTGAATGCTCTGGAACAAATGGAGTTGGGTACTTTTAGAACATTATTGTATGGGGCCATTGCTGGTTGTTGCGCTGAAGCTGCTACATATCCTTTTGAAGTTGTGAGGAGGCAActtcaaatgcaagttcgggcaAATAAGTTAAGTGCAGTTGCAACTTTTGCGAAAATTGTTGAGCAAGGAGGTGTTCCTGCTCTTTATGCCGGATTGACACCCAGCTTGTTACAG GTCTTACCGTCTGCTGCCATCAGTTATTTTGTGTACGAGTTCATGAAGATTCTTCTCAAAGTAGAGTCTTCATAG